The DNA region TTTCATCATTTTCGAACACACAGAAAAGTATCGATCCAAGTAAAGAGCGCTGATTTCTAAGAGGTCACGTTTACAATTCTTTTGATTCTTGGCCAAAGCTCCTTCAATCGAATCCCAAGACTGATAATTTTTGCGCCAAGACGAATTGAGTTGCTTTATATTTTGGTATTTTTTTTGCAAGTGCTTTATGGCTACTTGACGTGAACGAGAGTCTTTGCGGCCATTCAAAATGATTTCGGCAGTTTGGACTGATTGCTGACCAAAATCGAGTTCATTATCAATAAAAAACCCAATGCACCAAGGATCATTTGCCTGCACTTGATTTCTCGCTAGAGTTTTCTTTAAACTCTCTTCAAAGTGAGGGTGAAAGGCATCTGGTAAAGACTTAAGCTGCTTGCCTTCTTTGATTTCTGGACGCCAAAAGTGCACAGCTAAAGTATAAGGCATCTTTTTAAGTTCATAAAACTCTTTTTTCGTCCAGTTCCCTAAAGTATTGAAGCCCCATGAACGCAGGCGACGATTGATCATCTTTGGGTAAGTTTGACGCCAATTTTTACCATATTTTTTTTGTAAATTGCTCTGTGATGGATTCCATGTACCGGGTTTTCTTCCCTTAATCAATCCATCTGAGCTAGCAGCTTCTTTTAACTTTGCCAAAGCAGGCTCAGAAGTATCGCCACCATAGCCAATCGACGTTAAGCCAAATGACCAAAACAAATATCCTTGAGGGTCAACAAACCACCATTTCCCATCAATTTCCACGGTATAAAAATGTCCTGTTGCTTGTTGTTTTGGGCTTAATAGATTCCCTCCATAAACACTCAAATTAGTGCCTCCTGGATGGCTCTCTATCTCTTTCATTTCTTCTTTTAAATGAACTTGTAACTGCTCAGAACTTTTTACCTTCCCAGGCCACTTCTCTAAAACATTTTGACCAAAAGCATCCACGTAAGGTCGCTTGATAGGCGAAAATTGATAATCCTTGACATCGACAAAATCAACCATGCCTCTCAAGTCACTGATCACTAAGTTGACCTCAGCTGACGCAGAAAATATATCGAGGTCTAAGTTACGGACATTGTCTAAATTCAATTGCTTCCATCTTGATCCATAAGTTCCATTGGGAAAACCTTTAATATTACCATAAAGATAGGTTTGGTTCTCTATATGATTCACTTCTCTAGGCAAGTGAATGTAGAGGGTTCCACTCTCACCTGCTTCAAGGGCTAAACCACCCGTCGTTTCTTTCCAAGACTCAAAGGCACGCCCACGAACCATAATTTTTTCAATTCCTTTATTGGAAATATCGAGGCACATCCAGATTTTTGAGCGAAAGTCTAAACCTTGGGCTCCTTGTACTTGAAATGAGACTTTTAAACTTTTGCTAGCCGAATTCTGAATACTCCAGACACCATTTTCTTTAGATTGACGCTTTTTCATGGAGTTTTGAGTTTTGGAGCTCACTACAATTTGCGCATCATCAAAATTTAAGGGTGCTCGATCAGCACTAGGATGTAATGGCTGAAGATTTTCCGCACATAAGTGGAAACTCAAAGCCAAAAAGGCTGTTAAAATTGATTTAAAATACTTCATTTATGTCCTCTTATTGAACTTTTTTCTTTTTTCTATTTTTCCACGCTTGTGTATGAATTAGGCCTAAAAATACCGGATCAATTAATTCACTATCCCACTGTTTAAGTAAAGCTTTGAGTTCTTTAACTCGCTCTGGATATTGAGCTGCGAGATTTTGTTTTTCTCCCATATCATTTTCTAGATCGTATAACTGAGGGGGAGCTCCGCGCCAAGGAATTATCATCTTATAAGATCCATTTCTTATCGAATACCGATTTCCATCAAATTTACGTAAGTAAATTTGCTCGTGAGGAGCACCAGATTTTTCTCCCTTTAAGTAGGGGAGTAAATTAACGCCATCTAAGGGTTTATCCGCATGAGTGGGTGACTGAGCTAAACTTGCGATGGTCGCAAATATATCTAATGAACTCACGGGCAGATCATAAGTTTGACCTGGCTTCAATTCTCTGGGATATTGCATGGCAAAAGGCACGCGAAAACCACCCTCAAAGACATCCCCTTTTTTACCCCTAAGATCTCCATTATCTGAGTTATTTTTTGTTGTAGGTCCCCCATTATCAGAAAGAAAAAATACAATGGTATCATCTTTAATTTTAAGCGCATCTAATTTTTTCATGAGACGTACAATACCATCATCCATGGCACTGACCATAGCACAATATGTTCTACGATTCTGATCTTCAATATGAGGAAAACGATCGAGATATTTTTGCGTGGCCTGCAAGGGGGTGTGAGGCGCATTATAAGAAAGGAACAAGAAAAAAGGCTGCTCATAGTTTTTCTCCACAAAGCGAATCGCTTCATCACTGAATTCATCGGTTAAATACTTCGTGGTTTTCACTGGTGTATCATTGCGCGTAATGTAACTTGCGTAGGAATCCATCTCATTTTTTACATCTTCCGTCTTGATGATGCGAAGCTTTTCTGGAAAGTAGGCATGACCTCCACCCAAATGACCAAAAAACTCATTAAAGCCACGCTGATTGGGTCTCAAACTGGGCTCCGCACCCAAATGCCACTTGCCAATAATGCCGCAATGATAGCCGACTTGCTGCAATGATTCCGCAATCGTCATTTCACTTTTAGGCAAAGCTGAATTGGGATCAGTTAAATTCCATTGCGGATTGCGCTCAAAGCCAAAGCGTTGCTGATACCTCCCTGTGATAAAACCGGCGCGACTAGGGCCGCACACTGAATACGACGTGTAGCCACTACTAAATTTGACACCATTGTTGGCGATAGAATCAATTCCTGGTGTAGGAATATCTTTACAGCCGTTAAAGCCCACATCCGCATAACCCAAATCATCGGCCATAATCACAATAAGATTGGGTTTGCTACTAGCTTGAACGATTAGGCTTAGTCCTAAACTGAGTATAAAGAGTAAAAATTTTGTCATGGATCCTTTAGAGTTGTTTACATAAAAAACAGGACTTAAAGAGCAAAGTGACAAACAGTAAACTAACACACAGCTGAACTAAACTTAAGGAACTACAATAATTTCAGTTTCTGGAAGGTAAGCTTTAAGAGCTTCAAGCTTGAATTGGCCCTCATGGATTATCAGCTCATCTAGACCCTTAAATCCCTGAAAAACTGCCAAACTGCGAATAGCCGTGTGGCTCACATTAAGTTTACGAATAGACAGCTGATTCAGTTTAACTAAATTAACCACACCGGTGTGAGCGAGGTTTAACTCCCGCAAATCATCATTCTCTAAGGTGTGTAACTCAATAATCTCTGTGTGGCTCACATCAAGATATTGTAGAGGTTGATTCCGAAAGCAAATAAAATTATTGATCCCAGTGTGGGAAAGATTGGCTGAAAGAGCAGGAAAGTTTTGTAGAATTAAAGCCGTATGCATCCACCTATTATTGGAGACATCTAAGTGACGACTTTCGGCATCATAAATAAAATTAATTTTTTGCCCTTTGTAATATCTCTCCAAAGTTTTTTTATTGTGAGCAATCAAAAAAGCTTTACAATACTCGATACGCTTCTCCACAGGCATTTCAGAATAGGCAGTATAATGAATCAGACTACCTGCTAACTCCAGTAAACCTTCATCCATAGTTTGCCGAAATAAGTTAACGAGTTGATTCAAAGGCAACTCATTCTCATCCTTAGCTTTTATCTTGAGAAAATCTTCTGATAAATTCAGTAACTTTGGTGATTGTCCTCCTTTATGAAAAGCTTGTATGGCCATATCAAATTCTTGATAAATTAAGTGCAATAAGCCCTTTAAACTCCAGGCCTCTTTAAGACTTGGATCCAATTCCACTGCTGAATCACAGAAATTTACTGCATCATCAAAATTAAAGGTATTATAGGCAATTTGAGCACGATTAAAAAAGCGTGGTGCAGCATCTTTACCCATTTTAACGTGAAACTCTTTTTCTAAACTCAATTTTTCCGCAAGTTGCAAAGCATTTATCTTTTCTAATTTGAGATTATTAACGGCAAAAAAAGCGGTAAATAAACTAATCAAAACCAAAAGACTCACAGCCAAACTCATCGCCTTGTGACGCTTGAACCACAGACTCATGAGCTTCACTAAGGTGGCATTTTCTGCACGGGTCGCAAAACCATTACGATAATTCAAAATATCTCTTTGGAGATTCACCACACTCACATAACGCTCTTTAGGATCCATAGACATCGCTTTTAAACAAACCGCTTCTAAAGATAGAGGGATTGATGAGTCAATTTCACTGGGTTTGCGGAAGTCGCAATTGGCCGTTTTGGTCATGATCTCATCTAAATCTTTGCCGCGAAAAGGTTTTTGAAAAGTCAAAATTTTATACAGCACACAACCAAGAGAAAATATATCGGTGTGAACGCCCTTTTTATTTTTCACCAAAGGCGTTTGCTCGGGCGCCATGTAGCCAGGTGTGCCCTTAATCACGCCGTCGAGGGTTAAATGAGTATCTTTGGGATTAAAACTATAATATTCTAGCAAGTCTTCATCACACACGGATGCCATTACTTTCGCCAAACCCCAGTCACAAAGCAAGACGTCACCATATTCACTGATCTGAATATTATCGGGTTTTATATCCAAGTGTAAAACGCCCCTAGAATGGGCATAGGCAATCGCATCACATACTTTAATAAAAACGTCGAGGCGATCACTCAAATCGCTGTGTTGAAAAGATTTTCCTTCCTGAATTTCTTTGAGAATTTGTTCGAGGGAGGACCCCGAAATAAATTTCATCGTAAACCACGGGTGGCGACCCTTGAGGCCTAAATCATGCATGGGAATAATATTTGGATGCTGAAGTGTCGCAGTTAAACGCGCTTCGCGCAAAAAGGCTTCTTTTTCTAGATCACTGGCATCATTCTTTAAACTCGCCATGGCCACAATTCGACCGGTTTTTAAATCTCGGCAAGTTTTGATGGCTTTGATTCCGCCTTCATCCACATACTCGAAATCTGTGTAGCGATTTTTGATCGTTTCCAACATATCGAGCAAGGGCATTTCGTCAGAGTCTTCCACCTCATCATAAAAATCGGCAAACTTCTTATCAAATCCTTCTTCAAGTCGGCTCATATCAAATTCGGAATTAGCCGCCCAGTTCGGTATTCAGACGCGCAATCTCACGTAGAAGAACTTTTTTAACTCGGGATTTATAAACTCGAATCGCGCCGGGGCTCGCATCAAATTTCTCTGCGAGTGATTGATTACTTTCTTCGTGAATTGAGGCTTCAAATATCGCGCGGGATTTTTTGGGAAACTCATCTTTCACATTCTCCCAAGCCATATTCGAAATGTAGCTCTTCCACTCAATTTCAGCTATCTTATTGATCTCGGGTTCTGTAATTGTGTTGAGTGCATGCAAGGTCGAATCATAATCCACATTCTTCGTATCATTGCGTGTCGACTTCTTTTTAAAAAAGTTGTATACCGTACTGCGGATTACGAGGCAAAGCCAAGTTCGGAAGGTGCATTCACCCTCACGGTATTCATAATTGGGAAGAGATTTCCAAACTTTGATCAGCACATCTTGCAACAAATCTTCGGCCACATGCTGATTAACTCCGAGGCTACGGATCACCACATAAATATATCCTTCATAGTAACGGACAAATTCATCCCAAGATTTTTCATCACTGGAATCAATAAGTTTATACAGAAGAGTCTGTCGAGTATGGTACTCTTTAGCCATTCATATCCTTAGGTTATTTATGTCATAATATACTAACTATAGGATCTCTGAATTGCCATCGCAGATACAAACTATGCTAGGAAAAAATAAGGATTCCAAAAGCAGAACAAAAAATTCGATTATCCATTTAACGATATAGTTCTTTATTTTGAGGGGAATTCTAACCGTGCCGAAGGCTCGAAGCATCAGTCAGCCTATGGTTTTTAACCATAGGACCTTAATTTACGCTACATCCCGTTCTGAAGAAACGGCGCATAGGTCATGACACATCGTTAACTGGGTCGCCATAAAAAATTGAGAATTTTACTGAAGACTTGTCACAGTTTCTTCACTCATCTTGTTTAATAAAGTATTCCTACCTTCGACCTGTAATCAATCTAACTCTCTATACAGGTCGTGGGTAGAGAATGTCCTTGGAAACAGTCTTCCATTTACAATTCAATAAGCTTAAATCCTTTAAAGCTTAGGCTTTACAGGATTTTGAATATTGTAAAACGAGTTCTGTGACGAGGTGATCCATCTCTTTTAAAACAACTGTATTGAGTTCGACAACATCATCGAGTTCATGAGTTTCGAAAGCAGCAATGAACTTCATCCAGGCCTCATTCACCACCGAGATCGCTTTTTGAACTCGCAAGTTATTGTCGGGCTTAGCACCCAACATAACTTGCGTTGAATTAAAACTTTCAACACACTCCAATATATCCTGATTCACATGCCCTCTGTAGGGAATATTATATGACTTGATGAGATGTAATTTCATCAGTTCCTGTGTCAGCATACGTTGCCGTCCTGCTCGATTGATTAGAGTAAGTAAATCCATTTTATTATTCCGAGATTGATGCATTTAAATTTATGCCAATAGAACATAGAATTCAAACATGAAATTACTTTTTATGTAATTTTTATATAAATAATTACAATATGGTAAATTTATGAATTGTTTTGAGCGCAAAAAAAACTTCACACTTACTTAAAAAAGTATCAACTAAAAAGTTATAAGTAAAGAAAATGCACGACTTAAGGAAGTACGAACTTCACTAACATTCATTGTGCATCCCATTGAGTATCAGTAATATTTGAAGTACTTGCTAATGAACCGTCTGATTTGCTTATAGTTTTATAAAAACTAGTTTTTGCTACATGACCGTCAGTATATAAGTAGTTGGAACCAGTTAAACCATCATGGGGGATTAGTTCAGGGGTACTATTAATGGTGTCGGCATTTACACCACTTCCCCAGTATCTACCTACCATTTGACCTGTTCTCATTATCTCCGCTAGAGATATAGTATTACTCGGGTCACTAATTTCATTTAACTTGATCGCGTAAGGCATTCTGCCAACCCAGGTGACTCCAATAATACCTCTGCTTTTATTATCTATTCCATTATTGTCAAAAAATGCAGATGCACTATATGTCAAAGGAAGACAATCTGGATCAGTCCCAAATAATCTTTCTATGTCATCTGTAGGACATTGATATATACCTGCATCGTTATTAAAATCACTCCCATTAAGCTTACCTGCATTTTTTTGAGTAGTAGATAAATCTCGTCCATCGTAAGCACTTAAATTATCATCCCAAGATACAGGTCCATAACCCGGCCATTGATGACTGGTAGACTCAGGGAAACGCCCTTCATTATCGTCGGCATTCAGGGCAAACAAAATAGCAATTTGTTTCATATTATTTTTACAGACAGCTTGCTTCGCTTTGTCTCGCGATTGTGCTAATGAAGGTAGTAAGAAGGAACTCAGAATTCCAATTATAGCCACTACAACCAAAAGCTCTATTAAACTAAATTTTTTCATACAAACACCTTATCTTTCACTTATAAGACGATAAACAGATATAATTAGAAACCAGTCTTTTGATGATCTGAAACAAAAACCCAAAATTATTTTTTTATTATACAATATTGTATTTATTTATAAGCGCTTAACTATATTAAATTTATAATGTTTTTAGCTCAAAAACAAGACTTATGAAAAATAAAGTTAACTTTAAATTAATTTAACCCACGATCCTTCGTCTAGTTTAAATATAAGAAATTCAGCTTTCTGAGCTGCATAATTCTTTATTTTGGAAACGGCAAATTATATAATAAAATCGGAATCTTTGATGTTTCATGTTACAAACGGTCTTTCACACAGTTTAGAATCTAAATAATCAACGTCATTAAAATTAGGATCACATTATGTTTTTAAGCCCATCCCTGTCTATAAGTAAATCTTCAGCATTTTTTATACTAATTAGTATTTTAACAATTAATTTATCCGCTGTTGAAGATTGCTGTGGAGGCCAATTAAACGAAGGTGTGGTGAATACTTTAGATGAAAAAGCTTTTCTCAAAGAAGATTCCGCA from Lentisphaera araneosa HTCC2155 includes:
- a CDS encoding sulfatase-like hydrolase/transferase, giving the protein MTKFLLFILSLGLSLIVQASSKPNLIVIMADDLGYADVGFNGCKDIPTPGIDSIANNGVKFSSGYTSYSVCGPSRAGFITGRYQQRFGFERNPQWNLTDPNSALPKSEMTIAESLQQVGYHCGIIGKWHLGAEPSLRPNQRGFNEFFGHLGGGHAYFPEKLRIIKTEDVKNEMDSYASYITRNDTPVKTTKYLTDEFSDEAIRFVEKNYEQPFFLFLSYNAPHTPLQATQKYLDRFPHIEDQNRRTYCAMVSAMDDGIVRLMKKLDALKIKDDTIVFFLSDNGGPTTKNNSDNGDLRGKKGDVFEGGFRVPFAMQYPRELKPGQTYDLPVSSLDIFATIASLAQSPTHADKPLDGVNLLPYLKGEKSGAPHEQIYLRKFDGNRYSIRNGSYKMIIPWRGAPPQLYDLENDMGEKQNLAAQYPERVKELKALLKQWDSELIDPVFLGLIHTQAWKNRKKKKVQ
- a CDS encoding serine/threonine-protein kinase, with the protein product MSRLEEGFDKKFADFYDEVEDSDEMPLLDMLETIKNRYTDFEYVDEGGIKAIKTCRDLKTGRIVAMASLKNDASDLEKEAFLREARLTATLQHPNIIPMHDLGLKGRHPWFTMKFISGSSLEQILKEIQEGKSFQHSDLSDRLDVFIKVCDAIAYAHSRGVLHLDIKPDNIQISEYGDVLLCDWGLAKVMASVCDEDLLEYYSFNPKDTHLTLDGVIKGTPGYMAPEQTPLVKNKKGVHTDIFSLGCVLYKILTFQKPFRGKDLDEIMTKTANCDFRKPSEIDSSIPLSLEAVCLKAMSMDPKERYVSVVNLQRDILNYRNGFATRAENATLVKLMSLWFKRHKAMSLAVSLLVLISLFTAFFAVNNLKLEKINALQLAEKLSLEKEFHVKMGKDAAPRFFNRAQIAYNTFNFDDAVNFCDSAVELDPSLKEAWSLKGLLHLIYQEFDMAIQAFHKGGQSPKLLNLSEDFLKIKAKDENELPLNQLVNLFRQTMDEGLLELAGSLIHYTAYSEMPVEKRIEYCKAFLIAHNKKTLERYYKGQKINFIYDAESRHLDVSNNRWMHTALILQNFPALSANLSHTGINNFICFRNQPLQYLDVSHTEIIELHTLENDDLRELNLAHTGVVNLVKLNQLSIRKLNVSHTAIRSLAVFQGFKGLDELIIHEGQFKLEALKAYLPETEIIVVP
- a CDS encoding RNA polymerase sigma factor gives rise to the protein MAKEYHTRQTLLYKLIDSSDEKSWDEFVRYYEGYIYVVIRSLGVNQHVAEDLLQDVLIKVWKSLPNYEYREGECTFRTWLCLVIRSTVYNFFKKKSTRNDTKNVDYDSTLHALNTITEPEINKIAEIEWKSYISNMAWENVKDEFPKKSRAIFEASIHEESNQSLAEKFDASPGAIRVYKSRVKKVLLREIARLNTELGG
- a CDS encoding prepilin-type N-terminal cleavage/methylation domain-containing protein; the encoded protein is MKKFSLIELLVVVAIIGILSSFLLPSLAQSRDKAKQAVCKNNMKQIAILFALNADDNEGRFPESTSHQWPGYGPVSWDDNLSAYDGRDLSTTQKNAGKLNGSDFNNDAGIYQCPTDDIERLFGTDPDCLPLTYSASAFFDNNGIDNKSRGIIGVTWVGRMPYAIKLNEISDPSNTISLAEIMRTGQMVGRYWGSGVNADTINSTPELIPHDGLTGSNYLYTDGHVAKTSFYKTISKSDGSLASTSNITDTQWDAQ